GACCTGCCCCAGGACGCGGAGGGACGACCGGTCACCGACCTGGGCTTCGAACCCGTACTCGCGCAGTTGCTGCTCTCGGGGCGGCCGACGACGGACGAGGTGCATGCGGCCGGTGATCGTCTGCTGGCGGTGAACGTGCGGCCGACCGCACCCTATGGCGGGCCCGCCGGCAGCATGGCCACGCTGCGCGACATCACCGAGCTGCAGGTCGTCACCGGCAAGGCCGCCGTGGCGGAGCGCCGCCTGAGGCTGCTCTACGACGCCATGCACGGGATCGGCACCACGCTCGACATCGTCCGCACCGCCCAGGAACTGACGCAATTCGCGGTCCCTCGGTTCGCCGACTATGTCTCCGTCGATCTGATCGACTCGATCCTCCAGGGCGGGGAGCCGGAGGGCACGATGATGCGGCGTACGGCCGTCACCGGCATCCATGAGGAGCATCCGCTCTATCCGGTCGGCAAGCGCATCGACTTCGGTGCCGAAACCCCGCAGGCGATCGGTTTCGGCACCGGCGAACCCGTGCTCGAGTCGGATCTGCCCGCCCTGACCGGATGGCAGGAGGAGGATCCCGTCAACGCGCGCCGGATCATCGCCCACGGCATCCACTCGATGATGGTGATCCCGCTGCGCGCCCGCGGCATCCTCATGGGCGTGGCCAGCTTCTGGCGCTCCGAGCGGCCCGAGCCCTTCGAGGAGGAGGACGTGGCGGTCGCCGAGGAGCTGGTGGCCCGGGCCGCGCTCGCCATCGACAACGCACGGCGCTACACGCGCGAGCACACCACGGCCGTCACCCTGCAGCGCAGCCTGCTGCCGCATGGCGTCCCCGACCAGTCAGCGCTCGACGTGGCCTACCGCTACCTGCCCGCGCAGGCCGGGGTCGGCGGCGACTGGTTCGACGTCATCCCGCTGCCCGGAGCGCGGGTGGCGCTGGTCGTCGGCGACGTGGTCGGACACGGGCTGCACGCGGCGGCCACCATGGGCCGGCTGCGCACCGCCGTCCACAACTTCTCCGCCCTCGACCTCAGCCCGGACGAGCTGCTGGCGCGCCTGGACGAGCTGGTGAGCCGTATCGACAGCGACGAGACGGGCGAGGAGGGCGGAGCGGGTGTCACCGGAGCGACCTGCCTGTACGTCCTTTACGACCCGGTCGCCGGACGGGTCGCCGTGGCCCTGGCCGGCCATCCCGGCCCCGCCCTCGTGCTTCCCGACGGCACTGTGTCGTTCCCCGAGGTGCCCGTCTCCCCGCCCCTCGGGCTGGCAGGCGGTCTGCCGGTCGAGACCGCGCACCTGACTCTGCCCGAGGGAACGCGGATGGTGCTGTTCACCGACGGGCTGGTGGAGGACCGTGACCGGGACGTGGAGGTGGGCCTTCGACAGCTGCGCGCCGCCCTTGCCGGCGCTGTGGGCCGTACGCCGGAAGAAACCTGTACGGACATCCTCGGCGCGCTGCTGCCCGAGCGGCCCAGCGATGACATCGCCCTGCTCGTGGCGAGCACCCGGTTGCTGCCTTCCGACCGGGTCGCCCTGTGGGAGGTGCCGTCCGACCCCGCGGCCGTGGCGCCGGTCCGCTCCGACTGCGCAC
Above is a genomic segment from Streptomyces fodineus containing:
- a CDS encoding SpoIIE family protein phosphatase; this translates as MKGLFGLFKARADPTGTGAPAPAPRPRRRTAFSVRSVAGQVFVLQLVLLVLLGVAAVTALVLQAQGASVREAQERSRVGAEAFANAPGTLAAMQSADPSALLQPRAEAARKKSGVDYIVAFSPAGYRWTHPDPRLIGKHVTGTFDEALAGHAHTSTFGTPVGQAVDTTVPVTDAHGKVVGLVAVGITVRSVHERVAGQMPLLFGAAGGTVLLMAGVSALVSRRLRRQTRGLEPAELRRMYDHHAAVLHAAREGMLIVDEGGRLLLANDEARRLLDLPQDAEGRPVTDLGFEPVLAQLLLSGRPTTDEVHAAGDRLLAVNVRPTAPYGGPAGSMATLRDITELQVVTGKAAVAERRLRLLYDAMHGIGTTLDIVRTAQELTQFAVPRFADYVSVDLIDSILQGGEPEGTMMRRTAVTGIHEEHPLYPVGKRIDFGAETPQAIGFGTGEPVLESDLPALTGWQEEDPVNARRIIAHGIHSMMVIPLRARGILMGVASFWRSERPEPFEEEDVAVAEELVARAALAIDNARRYTREHTTAVTLQRSLLPHGVPDQSALDVAYRYLPAQAGVGGDWFDVIPLPGARVALVVGDVVGHGLHAAATMGRLRTAVHNFSALDLSPDELLARLDELVSRIDSDETGEEGGAGVTGATCLYVLYDPVAGRVAVALAGHPGPALVLPDGTVSFPEVPVSPPLGLAGGLPVETAHLTLPEGTRMVLFTDGLVEDRDRDVEVGLRQLRAALAGAVGRTPEETCTDILGALLPERPSDDIALLVASTRLLPSDRVALWEVPSDPAAVAPVRSDCARTLDTWGLEDIGYATELILSELITNAIRYGSPPIRVRMLYDRCLICEVSDGSSTSPHMRRAAPTDEGGRGLFLVGQFAERWGTRYLARGKVIWSEQALHDGQGETGPEAVEDLLDQWDDAAL